The Scomber japonicus isolate fScoJap1 chromosome 12, fScoJap1.pri, whole genome shotgun sequence sequence CAGTTCCAAAATCAGATCCTGAAaggtttatttaatttttcttaTGCATTTCCTTGTTAGGTCTACTATGCTATTAGTGCACTGTCTAAGTCAGTGTATGAGAAGATGTTTCTGTGGATGGTAGTCCGTATTAACCAACAACTGGACACCAAGCAGCCCCGCCAGTACTTCATTGGTGTACTGGACATTGCTGGTTTTGAGATCTTTGATGTGAGTGTTGTCTATTATTATAGGGAGAGAATGAATTAAAATACCTTACAGATGAGAGGTGATTGTAATGATGACTATATTGTTATCCACTTTATGTTACAGTTCAACACCTTTGAGCAGCTGTGCATCAACTTCACCAATGAAAAACTGCAACAGTTTTTCAACCATCACATGTTTGTGCTGGAGCAGGAAGAGTACAAGAAAGAGGGCATTGAATGGACTTTCATTGATTTTGGTATGGACTTGCAGGCCTGTATTGACCTGATTGAAAAGGTGAGTTATGAAAAATATTGTATCAAAAAATGATCTGTCTTTCAAATAAGTTACTGCATTGTTTATTCCACTTGTAAGACAGCACTTTTGTCtttaaactgtcttttttttcagccCATGGGTATTATGTCAATCCTTGAAGAGGAGTGCATGTTCCCCAAAGCCAGTGATAACACCTTTAAAGCTAAACTCTATGACAACCACCTGGGAAAATCCAACAACTTCCAGAAGCCTAGAATTGTGAAGGGGAAACCAGAAGCTCATTTTGCCCTGGTCCACTACGCTGGAACTGTTGACTATAATATCGGCAACTGGCTGGTGAAGAACAAGGATCCTCTGAATGAGACGGTTGTTGGACTGTACCAGAAATCTACTCTTAAGCTGCTTGCAACACTCTTTGCAAATTATGCTGGAGCTGACTcaggtgtgtgtttaaaaagtaTCCTAGTCTATAAGGGTTCATCAGTGTATCACATGAAAGAGCAAAATTTGACATGTTCCCACATTATTTTTTCTACTGTACGGTACCTTTACAATTTAACAAGACTAAAGTTTACATATAACCACATGTGAATCTCATGATAGCACTAGGACAAATCATTATAATTCATCTACTGGGGACCATAAATGTCTGTAAAGATTTAATGCCAGTCCATTTCATCCACCTTAAGATATTACGGTGGATGAGGACATCTACATAAAGATATTACACTGGATAAGTACAATCTTTGACCTGTTGGTGGTGCaagatgaaaagtcaggagGTCATCAGTGTCAGTGGGATTCATACATAACTTTTCTGGCTACAATGTCTGTGGTAGCTTATGCTCTGTGAAACACACTGTGCTTTCACCTGGAATTAACCCTTTGACGCACAGTGGTCACTgcagtggacagctattcaaaagctgttttcttttttgattttgatggcatagttaCACTTAAAccaccacagtggacactagTGTGTCATCCCATACATCACCACTTAACCCGCAGTCTTGTTTTTGATTGTAGATtggttgatttatgttattataatgtaatagtatatcatttggtgaaagaaaaaaataagttcaAGTATGTTTTTTCATGCctaaaaagaaatttaaaaaattggaGCAAAATCCTGATTGAGGTTATCATAATTAATGCTTGCTTTTGCTACTTTGGGAATCACAAAGGTCTGCAtaaaatgtcatggcaatcaGTCTTGACCAACATGGTGAACTGATAGACCATTAAATTGCCATCCCAATAGCCATAGCTAAAAACatatattcaatatatttttttgaagTCTAATGTCTAAAGTCTAATGTAACTTGTTCTATTCAGTTCAAGAGTCTGGTGGCAagggcaaagaaaaaaagaaaaaaggttcaTCATTCCAAACTGTATCAGCCTTGCACAGGGTAAGATCAATGTAATTTACAGTTTGTTGTACATTAGGTAATTAAGAGGTTCTTCTCAGATTTAAAACAGTACCCTTAAATAGTCCTTCACTGAATGGCAGATTGTGGTCTATATTTGTAATGGTGTTCTTGACGATGATAGTAATTGGTAATCAATCTTCCCTCTGTGGTGATCTCACAGGAGAACCTGAACAAGCTGATGACCAACCTGAGGTCTACTCACCCCCACTTTGTACGCTGCATCATCCCCAATGAGACCAAGACTCCTGGGGCCATGGAGAACCCTCTGGTCATGCACCAGCTGCGCTGTAACGGTGTGCTGGAAGGCATCAGGATCTGCAGAAAGGGCTTCCCCAACAGGATCCTCTATGCAGATTTCAAACAGAGGTATCTGTCAGATATACCGATGGGCGAATTATAGGGTTGGGTACCAAGGTCTGTACTTTAAGTGGTACTGAACAAATTATGTTGGTACTACCGAATATTGGTTCACGTCAAATCAAACAGTGCCAAATTTCAGTAAATTCACAGGCATCATTCTGGAGCCAATCACACAACCTGGGTGCACCCTGCTGTGTTCACatcctgtcagtgtgtgtaaaataacattaatttgTCTGAGGCACtaattctatcaaaagatattCCTAACCCTTATCCTGATCTAAGCATAGTCtagttgagatctggtgactgtgaaggccatagcatgagattacaaaaataacaaatggaGTTCTCAACACTTACAGATAAGTGTATAAATAATGGATGCGTTTCAGCCCTAGGCTTTTCTCAGCCTTAATCTTTGAGCGCGCCAGTTCATTCACTTACATAGCATGAGATGCATCCAATGTTCATATCAGTGTCTCATCAAACCATACATTTGTGCTCTCCATGCATTAGAATGCACTTCTCTATTCAggttatttacattttacatttttcagccATTGATATATTCTACTAAGCATTTAGGGATACATTTAGCaatatttttgtagtttaaaatgttatatatgaaaatgaaaattgaatGGATCTTTTATCTTTATTGCAAAGATACCGCATTTTGAACCCAAATGCTATCCCTGAGGGACAGTTCATTGATAACAAGAAAGCTTCAGAGAAGCTTTTGGGCTCCTTGGATATAGACCATACCCAGTACAGACTGGGGCACACCAAGGTAAGAATGGGTcaaaaattgtgtatttttaccTCTGTGTGATCAGGAACTGTGCAGGGTGACTCTGCATTTCTGGTTTTTTACTCGTTGCTGATGTTGGTATTGTGGTATCTATGACCATATTTGGCTGTATGGTGGCCAATGTGGGCATCTTGTGCTTGCTATTTCTGATCTCATGCGTTTGCAAAAATCAGGTATTCTTCAAAGCTGGTCTCCTTGGTCTACTGGAAGAGATGCGAGATGACCGTTTAGCTCTAATCATCACTGGGATCCAGTCAAGGTCGCGAGGTGTTCTGGCAAGAATAGAATTCCAGAAGATTGTGGAACGCAGGTAAGCGCACTATTAAATTAAGGGAACTAGACTGAATATAGAGTCAATTACAAAATCATAGGCATCTCAGGTATCTGAGCAGAACAATGGAAATGACCTATTCTATTTGGGAGCACACAAATTCATGACATAGGCAAAAGCTAAATTAAGCAAATGATTAAAAGTTATTCATCGATCCATCAATCACTAAATGTTTCCAACTGTGTTCAAAGAATTATAGTTCACCGTTCATATACCGAAAAGATTCATCTGCCTGAATTaagaaaattatgaaaatgcaTTAATTGATACAGAAGTTACATCCAAGACAATTTGACTTGCATTGCTCTGAATCATTACTCTGTCTTTATGAATGCACAGGGATGCACTAATTGTTATCCAGTGGAACGTCCGTTCCTTCATGGGGGTCAAGAATTGGCCCTGGATGAAGATGTTCTTCAAGATCAAACCTCTGCTGAGGTCAGCGGAGACTGAGAAGGAGATGGCCAACATGAAGGAAGAATTCCTAAAGTTGAAAGAAGCTTATGCAAAGTCTGAAGCTCGTAGGAAGGAATTAGAGGAGAAAATGGTCTCTATTCTCCAAGAGAAGAATGACCTGCAGCTTCAAGTTCAAACTGTATGTTTTAACAATATTTCTGTAAGCATTACAATAAATGTTACAATCACACCAAGTCTCCTAATACTGTATGGcatgctttgtgtttttaataacaGGAACAAGATAATCTGTGTGATTCTGAAGAAAGATGCGAGGGTCTGATCAAGAGCAAGATTCAGCTGGAGGCAAAACTCAAAGAGCTGACAGAAAGAATGGACGATGAGGAGGAGATGAATGCAGAACTCACTGCTAAGAAGAGGAAGTTGGAGGACGAGtgctctgagctgaagaaagatATCGATGACTTAGAGTTAACTCTAGCTAAAGTGGAAAAAGAGAAGCATGCCACCGAAAACAAGGTATTGCAAAACACTCAAAGTGACTATGTGTCCCAAATAACATCCATTTTCAAGTCCTTCATAAAAATGTCTTGTGGCAATAGGTAAAAAACCTGACTGAGGAAATGGCTGCTTTGGAGGAAATGATTGCCAAGTTGACCAAGGAAAAGAAAGCCTTACAGGAAGCTCATCAGCAAACGCTGGATGACCTGCAGAGTGAAGAAGACAAAGTCAACACTCTGACCAAGGCCAAGACTAAGCTGGAGCAGCAAGTGGATGATGTAAGAATTTACAAAATCACATGGCTTTGCATATAATAAAAGgacatttgaaaaagaaaatatttatgaCCATCCACAGCTTGAAGGGTCCCTAGAGCAAGAGAAGAAAGTGCGTATGGACCTTGAGAGAGCAAAGCGGAAGCTTGAAGGAGACCTGAAGTTAGCTCAAGAGAGTATCATGGACCTTGAAAATGACAAGCAGCAACTTGAAGAGAGGCTGAAAAAGTAATATGAAAAGACcattttcaaaaacacaaacagattgTAAGTATTTGTCAGCTAGTtcaatttattctttttttcatccacAGGAAAGATTTTGAAATGAGCCAAATCAATAGCAAACTAGAGGATGAACAGGCGGTAAACGCCCAGCTCCAGAAAAAATTGAAGGAGTTGCAGGTAAAAAATTAAATGCAAATTGAGTAAACTTTAAACTAGTACATGAATATGATATTTTAAGACCACAATTTAGACCAATATTAAGGTTTTACTCTAATTTTGGTCAAGGCCCGAATCGAAGAGCTGGAAGAAGAGCTTGAGGCAGAGCGAGCTGCCCGAGCCAAGGTGGAAAAGCAGAGAGCTGACTTGTCcagagagctggaggagatCAGCGAGAGGCTGGAGGAGGCTGGTGGAGCAACCGCTGCTCAGATTGAGATGAACAAGAAGAGGGAGGCTGAGTTCCAGAAACTCCGCAGAGACCTTGAAGAGGCCACTCTGCAGCATGAAGCCACTGCTGCCACCCTGAGGAAGAAACAAGCTGACAGTGTTTCTGACCTTGGGGAGCAGATTGACAACCTGCAGAGAGTCAAGCAGAaactggagaaggagaagagtgAGCTCAGACTGGAACTGGACGATGTTGTTTCCAATATGGAACAGACTGTGAAGTCTAAGGTAAAGTActaatttgtattatttgttgTTCTACtgaatttcttttaaattacaATTTTCTTTGTAAGACAAATGTAACCCAACTTGGTGCTATTGTTGATGCTTTATGTTTTCAGAATAATTTGGAGAAAATGTGCAGGTCTCTGGAAGACCAGATGAatgaatacaaaacaaaatcagaGGAAGGACAGCGTACCATTAATGACTTCAACATGCAGAGAGCAAAGCTTCAAACTGAGAATGGTATACATTTGATTTGAACAGAGTATTGTGTTTGGTGTATTATGAATTACGCATTGTTTCACTCTTCTTTTCTCAAAATTAGGTGAACTTGCAAGGCAGCTTGAAGAAAAGGATTCCCTGGTGTCTCAACTCACCAGAGGAAAACAGTCCTATACTCAACAAATTGAGGACCTGAAAAGACAACTGGAGGAAGAAATCAAGGTAGCAAACAAATACCAGTGAGAACATCTTTGGTTCATATGGTGGTATCTAAAGATGCATGAaggttttctttcatttcaggcCAAGAATGCATTAGCTCATGGAGTCCAGTCTGCTCGTCATGACTGTGACCTACTCAGGGAGCAatatgaggaggagcaggaggcaAAGGCTGAACTGCAGCGCAGCATGTCCAAGGCCAACTCTGAGGTGGCTCAGTGGAGAACTAAGTACGAAACTGATGCCATCCAGAGGACCGAGGAACTGGAGGATGCAAAGTAAGTAAAAttaattttcacacaaacaatgcttaaaagttaaaaagcaATCTGAATAAATTCTGTCATAATTCTAGAAAGAAGCTGGCTCAGCGTCTGCAGGACGCTGAGGAGGCGGTTGAAGCAGTGAATGCTAAATGTTCCTCCCTGGAGAAGACCAAACACAGACTGCAGAATGAGATTGAAGATCTCATGGTGGATGTAGAGAGgtctaatgctgctgctgctgctctagaCAAGAAGCAAAGAAACTTTGATAAGGTTtaaattgattcatttattattattactttattgtAGGTATAAGGTAAATCATTTATCTAAAATATACACTATTTCTCAGGTCTTGTCAGAATGGAAACAGAAGTATGAAGAGTCTCAAACAGAGCTGGAGAGCTCTCAGAAGGAAGCCAGGTCTTTGAGCACCGAGCTCTTCAAACTGAAGAACTCATATGAGGAATCTATTGATCATCTGGAGAccatgaagagagagaacaagaactTACAAGGTCAGTGTTATTAACTATTAAAAACCTTTGATGAATCATTTTCTtacaacattacatttacatttgtttcattttgaccTTCAGAGGAAATATCTGACCTCACTGAACAAATTGGTGAGGGTGGAAAGAGTATTCATGAGCTTGAGAAGATTCGAAAGCAGCTGGAACAAGAGAAGTCTGAAATACAAACAGCTctggaagaggcagaggtcTGTTCTGCCTTCTGATGAACAACAAGGTAAAATCCTGTTAAAAAGAACCTATGTGACATTTTTCTGACATCTTTCTAGGCTACTTTGGAAcacgaggaaggaaagattcTCAGAGCCCAGCTGGAATTTAATCAGGTCAAGGCTGACATTGAGCGCAAGCTGACggagaaagatgaagagatgGAGCAAGCAAAGAGAAACCAACAGCGTGTTGTCGATACTCTTCAGAGCTCTCTTGAGTCTGAGACTCGCAGCAGGAATGAGGCCCTCcgtttgaaaaagaaaatggaggGAGACCTCAATGAGATGGAGATCCAGCTTAGCCAGGCCAACAGGCAGGCAGCTGAGGCCCAGAAACAACTTAAATCTATACATACACATCTGAAGGTATGCATTttattcacaataaaataacactgaGGACATATTGTATTATGTCATAACTGGGATTAACTTGCTTCATAATAAATGTCACACTCCAGGATTCCCAGCTCCAGCTTGATGACGCTCTTCGAGCCAATGATGATCTGAAGGAAAACATTGCAATTGTTGAGAGACGCAACAATCTGCTTCAGGCTGAGGTGGAGGAACTCAGGTCTGGTCTTGAACAAACTGAGAGAGTTCGCAAACTTGCTGAGCAAGAGCTGCTGGATGTTAGTGAGAGGGTGCAGCTACTGCACTCACAGGTAAGATGCAGTCATTGGTACAGTTCTTTCCTATTTCAGTTCTTTTCctattgttttacatttactgAGGAATTCACTGATAAAATTTTGCATTAACCCAGAACACAAGTTTGCTCAACCAAAAGAAGAAACTGGAGTCTGACTCAGCCCAGTTTCAGACAGAAGTAGAGGACGCATTGCAGGAGTGCAGAAATGCTGAAGAGAAGGCCAAGAAGGCCATTACTGATGCTGCCATGATGGCAGAGGAGCTGAAGAAGGAACAAGACACCAGTGCTCACCTTGAGCGTATGAAGAAGAACATGGAGCAAACCATCAAAGACCTGCAGCACCGTCTGGATGAAGCTGAATCCATCGCCATGAAGGGAGGCAAGAAGCAAGTGCAGAAGCTTGAGGCCAGAGTAAGTATCAATCATTCAAGAGAAATCAAGTTGTAAAAGTAATggaaaacactaaataattataatttgacaTATTGAACATATTAGAACAAATCTAAGCTGAATgacccccctcccacccacaGATCAGAGAACTGGAGACTGAGGTAGAGAATGAACAAAGAAAGTCCAGTGATGCTGTCAAGGGTGTACGAAAATATGAGAGACGAATCAAAGAATTGACCTATCAAGTAAGTTTCAATTCATTTAAGAAATAGTAGAGCACTTAGTgtgtaatttgtattttttttgtcaattacAAAACTGTAATTGTTTCgttcctttttgttttcagacagaaGAGGATCGTAAGAATCTTGCCCGTCTGCAAGATCTGGTAGACAAGCTACAGCTTAAAGTCAAATCCTACAAGAGAACTGCAGAGGAGGCTGTAAGCACTCTCAGTATTTTAGGAAAAACAATATTgcaaaaaaagtataaaacctGTCCCTGCCCACAGCATCTATATGCATATTTCATACTATGCTGATTTCCTGCCCAATGTAGTAAAAGCCAGGAGGCAGAGCAGAGAAATATTgccaaatataacatttaatcaaATCTTGATTAAATGACTTAATAATAGTATTTGTCATCATGCACTGATACAatgtatacatatgtatatatacatatatacactgaAGATATTGTGTGTCTACAGGAGGAACAGGCCAACAGTAATCTTACCAAGTTCCGTAAAATTCAACATGAGCTTGATGAAGCTGAAGAGAGAGCTGACATCGCTGAGTCTCAGGTCAACAAGATACGCGCCAAGAGCCGTGATGTGGGGTCAAAGGTTGGTACACAGACCTGCACACATTTCAAAATACATGAGTCTAGTGTTAAAGAACCCTGACAGCAGTCATGATGGCAGATCACCCTAAAAATTCCTTGCCTGACTTACTGTTGTCACATCCAGGAAATATGGAAGATATTTTTTCTcataattaaaagtaaaagtccaaacagaacatcaaaacacatttttaatataaggaaatttaaaaagcaaatattaaatgtaaaatgttcatttgaaaatgtacagaGACAATGATAAAAGTGAAAATTTATAATGCAAAAGCTCGAATGTAAATGGTCAAACTGAGAGCCTAAATTGTAATGTCAGTGCCTAAATTGTATGAAATTGAAAATAGCAATAGAAATAAAAGGGGAATATCAAAAATCAAAGTCAAAACAGGAAATGGAAAAGCTTATATGGAAACACTCAAATTAAAAGCTTAATAGATAAACATAcatattgttttgcattttcactTTACCATTGGCCATATTAAATTTCATATTTTCCATTTGGCATTAGGCACTTTCCATTTGCCTTTTCAGGTTGTATGTTGTGATGTAAGGGATTAGACGTAGCTCAAAGGCTGGATGGTGGGTTTGAAATGACTGAGGTGCAGAGACATCTTATGGACAACAGGGGGGAGATGACTGCTAAAGATCACAGTAAGTTTGGTAGAGCAGTCCAAACCATTGgctgtatataaagatgtatgacatcatcactccccaaaagtgaagccataACATCTTGATCGCCTTCTGGTGGCTAGCTTGCTCTATTGTGCAGAGTGGcttcaaatgacatcacacaagcaACATGGCAGCTGTAGTATAGTCAGTTGATACAaatgatttgtatttgtattcaaataaaaatagaaataggtATAACaatccagttttttttataacatttctAATTTTAGgctaataaaatgttaaaataagttCTCTTCAATTAACTATTGAGGCAACAGCACACTGTCTCAAACCCATCTCCCAGACAACAGTTAAATACACTAACCATCCAACCACATCTCAGCACCATTAGAAAAAATAGATCTGCTGTTTTCATATTTCTCTTTATCAAGAACTTCCAGTGCCTGTCTCAGCAATGAGCTCTAGCTCTGGCTTTGCCTTTGCTAACAGCCGCTGTAGATGGCAGAGCACGATGCAGTTCCTTTTCAAGTTTAGACTCACACTGCTCTGCCAAACTCAATGTGTTCTTTAGCAATTAGCTCCCTCTACTGTCCATAAGGTGCCTTTGTGCCTCAGCCATTTAAGCCCTTCCCAAAATCTACAACTCAACAACAACTCAAtccacaaaaaaatcaaaaaatccCCTTAAGGTTATAAATATTTAGAAATAAAGATTATGCCTGAAATAAAAGTTCTGGTTCTGATGAACTGCAACCCAATCATAGCCTCTGTAAcagattatataaataaatggatgCTGCTCTCCTTTTTGCAACCCACAATGGATGCGTTAATATGATTAATATCCTACCTaaatttctgtatttatttcagtACTTAGTGTTGAACCCCCTTGCCACTATTTTTTTCCTAAACTGAAGAAGATTATTACAGATTTTCTCTGGAACAATAGGGGACCAAGATTAGGCTTATCCCTTTTATACCTACCTTGTGAGACCTACCTTGTTGGTCTTTAGAGTTAACTTCTATAAATAGAGCTTACTACAACAACAACTCCATAACCAACTCCAAAGAAGCTACAAAAAGAGAACACAAAACACTTTTGTTAGAAATACAACTGAAATTTAGTTTAAAGTAGCAGCAGATTAATGCCAGGAACACACAATCCTACATTCAAATTATAGGCTGACAAAGGTCTGAACAATATCAgagattatattatatatagattatattataatatttttgactca is a genomic window containing:
- the LOC128369136 gene encoding myosin-7-like, which produces MGDAAMREFGLAASFLRKSDKERLEAQTRIFDMKKECFVPDPEVEFVKATITSRDGNRVTAETEFGKTVTVKESDVNPQNPPKFDKIEDMAMFTFLHEPAVLFNLKERYAAWMIYTYSGLFCVTVNPYKWLPVYNQEVVLAYRGKKRSEAPPHIFSISDNAYQYMLADRENQSILITGESGAGKTVNTKRVIQYFASIAAPVGGVKRDAAAEKKGTLEDQIIQCNPALEAFGNAKTIRNDNSSRFGKFIRIHFDNRGKLASADIETYLLEKSRVTYQLKAERDYHIFYQILSQQKPELLEMLLITNNPYDYAFISQGETQVTSINDSEELMGTDQAFDVLGFTQEEKNSIYKLVGSVMHYGNMKFKQKQREEQAEADGTEDVDKAAYLMCLNSADLIKALCHPRVKVGNEWVTKGQNVAQVYYAISALSKSVYEKMFLWMVVRINQQLDTKQPRQYFIGVLDIAGFEIFDFNTFEQLCINFTNEKLQQFFNHHMFVLEQEEYKKEGIEWTFIDFGMDLQACIDLIEKPMGIMSILEEECMFPKASDNTFKAKLYDNHLGKSNNFQKPRIVKGKPEAHFALVHYAGTVDYNIGNWLVKNKDPLNETVVGLYQKSTLKLLATLFANYAGADSVQESGGKGKEKKKKGSSFQTVSALHRENLNKLMTNLRSTHPHFVRCIIPNETKTPGAMENPLVMHQLRCNGVLEGIRICRKGFPNRILYADFKQRYRILNPNAIPEGQFIDNKKASEKLLGSLDIDHTQYRLGHTKVFFKAGLLGLLEEMRDDRLALIITGIQSRSRGVLARIEFQKIVERRDALIVIQWNVRSFMGVKNWPWMKMFFKIKPLLRSAETEKEMANMKEEFLKLKEAYAKSEARRKELEEKMVSILQEKNDLQLQVQTEQDNLCDSEERCEGLIKSKIQLEAKLKELTERMDDEEEMNAELTAKKRKLEDECSELKKDIDDLELTLAKVEKEKHATENKVKNLTEEMAALEEMIAKLTKEKKALQEAHQQTLDDLQSEEDKVNTLTKAKTKLEQQVDDLEGSLEQEKKVRMDLERAKRKLEGDLKLAQESIMDLENDKQQLEERLKKKDFEMSQINSKLEDEQAVNAQLQKKLKELQARIEELEEELEAERAARAKVEKQRADLSRELEEISERLEEAGGATAAQIEMNKKREAEFQKLRRDLEEATLQHEATAATLRKKQADSVSDLGEQIDNLQRVKQKLEKEKSELRLELDDVVSNMEQTVKSKNNLEKMCRSLEDQMNEYKTKSEEGQRTINDFNMQRAKLQTENGELARQLEEKDSLVSQLTRGKQSYTQQIEDLKRQLEEEIKAKNALAHGVQSARHDCDLLREQYEEEQEAKAELQRSMSKANSEVAQWRTKYETDAIQRTEELEDAKKKLAQRLQDAEEAVEAVNAKCSSLEKTKHRLQNEIEDLMVDVERSNAAAAALDKKQRNFDKVLSEWKQKYEESQTELESSQKEARSLSTELFKLKNSYEESIDHLETMKRENKNLQEEISDLTEQIGEGGKSIHELEKIRKQLEQEKSEIQTALEEAEATLEHEEGKILRAQLEFNQVKADIERKLTEKDEEMEQAKRNQQRVVDTLQSSLESETRSRNEALRLKKKMEGDLNEMEIQLSQANRQAAEAQKQLKSIHTHLKDSQLQLDDALRANDDLKENIAIVERRNNLLQAEVEELRSGLEQTERVRKLAEQELLDVSERVQLLHSQNTSLLNQKKKLESDSAQFQTEVEDALQECRNAEEKAKKAITDAAMMAEELKKEQDTSAHLERMKKNMEQTIKDLQHRLDEAESIAMKGGKKQVQKLEARIRELETEVENEQRKSSDAVKGVRKYERRIKELTYQTEEDRKNLARLQDLVDKLQLKVKSYKRTAEEAEEQANSNLTKFRKIQHELDEAEERADIAESQVNKIRAKSRDVGSKKGFDEE